One segment of Solanum stenotomum isolate F172 chromosome 1, ASM1918654v1, whole genome shotgun sequence DNA contains the following:
- the LOC125876647 gene encoding 22.0 kDa class IV heat shock protein-like, with amino-acid sequence MAKSNVGVTSFLVLATILAILPSKTQSLMPYTRPFFDLMFPQEDPFKILEQNPLTSIDQSMALLARSDWKETSKEHIISLDIPGMKKEDIKIEVEENRVLRISGERKTEMENIEGEKWHRVERTSGKFWRQFKLPRNVDLEHIKANLENGVLKITLPKLAEVEKKQSKVISIYEEVNGAGGEDVKATM; translated from the coding sequence atggcaaaatCAAATGTTGGTGTTACGAGTTTTCTCGTCTTAGCAACGATTCTAGCCATTCTTCCATCAAAAACCCAATCTTTAATGCCATACACACGCCCATTCTTCGACTTAATGTTCCCACAAGAAGACCCATTTAAGATTCTTGAACAAAACCCACTTACAAGTATTGATCAATCAATGGCCTTATTAGCTCGTTCAGATTGGAAAGAAACATCGAAAGAACACATAATATCACTTGACATTCCTGGGATGAAAAAGGAAGATATCAAGATCGAGGTTGAAGAAAACAGAGTATTGAGAATTAGCGGAGAGAGAAAAACAGAGATGGAGAATATTGAAGGTGAGAAATggcatagagttgagagaactTCTGGAAAGTTCTGGAGACAGTTTAAGCTTCCAAGGAATGTTGATTTGGAACATATTAAAGCTAATTTAGAAAATGGGGTGTTGAAGATTACTCTACCAAAATTGGCTGAAGTAGAGAAGAAACAGAGTAAAGTGATTAGTATTTATGAAGAAGTAAATGGTGCTGGTGGTGAAGATGTTAAAGCTACAATgtga
- the LOC125863793 gene encoding methionine S-methyltransferase, which yields MAVNGLCTSTDDFLKRCEQSGDAAYSMLRSLLERLEDPVTRKEARIFLTLLQKHFATKEDSDQCLQTYHFQIQDIVLEQYEGFQKRKKLTMMVIPSIFIPEDWSFTFYEGLNRHPDSIFQDKTVAELGCGNGWISIAIAEKWSPSKVYGLDINPRAVKISWINLYLNALDDNGEPIYDDEKKTLLDRIEFHESDLLAYCKDNRIELERIVGCIPQILNPNPDAMSKLITENASEEFLHSLSNYCALQGFVEDQFGLGLIARAVEEGISVIKPSGIMIFNMGGRPGQGVCKRLFERRGLRVNKLWQTKILQAADTDISALVEIEKSSMHRFEFFMGLVGDQPICARTAWAYGKAGGRISHALSVYSCQLRHPSQVKKIFEFVKNGFHDISNSLDLSFEDDAVADEKIPFLAYLASMLKENSVFPYESPAGSRWFRNQIAGFMKTYHHFPLMADNVVVFPSRAVAIENLLRLFLPHLAIVDEQLSHHLPRQWLTSLKMEKSQSDSNLEDVITVIEAPRQSDSMIELIKKLKPQVVVTGMAQFESVTSSSFEYLLDITREIGCRLFLDISDQFELSSLPKSNGVLKYLAGAPLPSHAAIVCGLVKNQVYSDLEVAFVISEDETIYKALSKTMELLQGNTALISQYYYGCLFHELLSFQLSDRRPPAERENEKLKAPKMIGFPSSVNSVLNHAELSVTDSDNALIHMDVDQSFLPIPTPVKAAIFESFVRQNIAESEIDVTGNIRQLMESSYSFSTNSKTEFIYADCPLALFSKLVLCCIHEGGTLCFPAGSNGSYVSAAKFVKANIAYIPTNPEEGFKLTQKTVESFLKTVNRPWIFISGPTVSPTGQLYSNEEIKSILSVCSNFGARVIIDTSFSGVEFNSKGSDGWNLKDTLAQLRSQNQSFCVSLLGGLFLKMLTAGVTFGFLLLDQPALIEAFHSFPGLSKPHSTIKYQVKKLLESRERTAELSNAVSEHENILASRYKLMKKTLESCGWDVLEAYSGVSVVAKPSTYLGKTVKIGEDSFSWEGKLDDTNIREAMLKTTGLCINSSTWTGIPGYCRFTIALEDGHFERALACIVKFRDMVDK from the exons ATGGCGGTGAATGGACTGTGTACGTCGACCGATGACTTCCTCAAACGGTGTGAGCAGTCCGGTGATGCTGCTTACAGTATGCTCCGATCACTCCTTGAACGACTGGAGGATCCGGTTACCCGGAAAGAGGCTCGGATCTTCCTCACGCTTCTTCAGAAACATTTTGCTACTAAAGAAGACTCCGATCAATGCCTTCAAACTTACCATTTCCAGATTCAGGATATTGTCCTTGAGCAATATGAAG GTTTTCAGAAACGTAAGAAACTGACAATGATGGTCATCCCCAGTATCTTTATCCCAGAGGATTGGTCCTTCACTTTTTATGAGGGACTAAATAGACACCCGGATTCCATCTTCCAGGACAAGACAGTTGCAGAGTTGGGATGTGGAAATGGATGGATATCCATTGCCATTGCCGAGAAATGGTCACCATCAAAG GTATATGGGCTTGACATAAATCCAAGAGCAGTAAAGATCTCGTGGATAAATTTGTACTTGAATGCTCTGGACGATAATGGCGAACCAATATATGATGATGAAAAGAAAACACTTCTAGATAGGATAGAGTTTCACGAATCTGATCTGCTAGCTTATTGCAAAGATAATCGTATAGAACTTGAACGAATTGTTGGTTGCATACCGCAG ATTCTTAATCCAAATCCAGATGCAATGTCCAAGTTGATTACTGAAAATGCTAGTGAAGAATTTCTGCATTCATTAAGCAATTATTGTGCGCTTCAG GGCTTTGTTGAAGATCAGTTTGGCTTAGGGCTTATTGCAAGGGCAGTTGAAGAAGGTATTTCTGTCATAAAACCATCAGGCATTATGATTTTCAACATGGGAGGCCGTCCAGGGCAAGGTGTTTGCAAACGATTATTCGAGCGCCGTGGTCTTCGTGTGAACAAGCTTTGGCAGACTAAAATTCTTCAG GCAGCTGACACAGATATATCAGCTCTAGTTGAAATCGAGAAAAGCAGCATGCATCGGTTTGAATTTTTCATGGGACTTGTTGGAGATCAGCCTATCTGTGCTCGAACAGCATGGGCCTATGGCAAGGCTGGTGGCCGAATCTCTCATGCTTTATCCGTGTACAGCTGTCAACTTCGTCATCCAAGTCAG GTTAAAAAGATATTTGAGTTTGTAAAAAACGGATTCCACGATATCAGTAATTCTCTGGATTTATCATTTGAAGATGATGCTGTAGCAGATGAGAAGATCCCTTTCCTAGCTTATCTTGCTAGCATGCTCAAGGAAAACTCTGTTTTCCCATATGAGTCACCTGCTGGAAGCAGATGGTTCCGCAATCAGATTGCTGGCTTTATGAAAACGTATCACCATTTTCCTCTTATGGCTGAT AATGTCGTTGTCTTCCCTTCAAGGGCTGTGGCGATAGAGAATCTGTTGCGGTTATTCTTGCCACATCTAGCAATTGTAGATGAGCAACTGTCACATCACCTGCCTAGGCAATGGCTGACCTCATTGAAAATGGAG AAAAGTCAATCTGATAGTAATTTGGAGGATGTCATCACTGTTATTGAAGCTCCACGTCAATCTGACTCGATGATTGAACTGATAAAGAAGCTGAAGCCCCAAGTTGTAGTTACTGGGATGGCGCAATTTGAATCAGTTACTAGCTCTTCTTTTGAGTACCTACTTGACATCACAAGGGAAATTGGATGCCGTCTGTTTTTAGACATATCTGAccagtttgagctatccagcCTGCCCAAATCTAATGGGGTCCTGAAATACCTTGCTGGAGCTCCTCTTCCCTCACATGCAGCTATTGTCTGTGGCTTAGTAAAGAATCAG GTATATTCTGATCTGGAGGTAGCTTTTGTCATATCAGAAGACGAAACTATTTATAAAGCATTATCCAAAACCATGGAattattacaaggaaatactgCTCTTATAAGCCAATATTATTATGGCTGTCTTTTCCATGAGCTGCTATCTTTTCAGCTTTCTGATCGACGTCCTCCTGCTGAG AGAGAAAACGAGAAGTTGAAAGCACCCAAGATGATTGGCTTTCCTAGCTCTGTCAACTCAGTACTCAATCATGCAGAGTTATCTGTTACTGATTCAGACAATGCTCTGATTCACATGGATGTGGATCAAAGTTTTTTACCTATACCAACTCCTGTCAAGGCAGCCATCTTTGAGAGTTTTGTGAGACAGAACATTGCAGAGTCAGAAATTGATGTCACAGGCAACATCAGACAGCTAATGGAGAGTAGTTATAGTTTCTCAACGAACAGCAAGACAGAATTCATATATGCTGACTGCCCTCTAGCTCTTTTTAGTAAATTGGTACTTTGTTGCATCCATGAAGGTGGGACTCTATGCTTCCCAGCTGGCTCAAACGGTAGTTATGTGTCTGCTGCAAAATTTGTGAAAGCAAATATAGCATATATCCCTACGAATCCAGAGGAAGGGTTCAAATTGACACAGAAAACAGTTGAAAGTTTTTTGAAGACCGTCAACAGACCTTGGATTTTTATTTCTGGACCAACTGTCAGTCCTACTGGGCAGCTTTACAGCAATGAGGAGATAAAGAGTATATTATCTGTATGTTCAAATTTTGGGGCTAGGGTCATAATTGATACTTCATTTTCTGGTGTGGAATTCAACTCCAAGGGCTCGGATGGCTGGAATTTGAAGGACACTCTAGCTCAACTAAGATCTCAGAATCAGTCATTCTGTGTTTCTTTGCTTGGAGGATTGTTTCTGAAGATGCTTACTGCTGGAGTCACATTTGGATTTCTGCTTCTAGACCAGCCTGCGCTAATTGAGGCGTTCCACAGTTTTCCAGGTTTGAGTAAACCTCACAGCACCATCAAATACCAAGTGAAGAAGTTGTTGGAGTCAAGAGAACGAACAGCAGAGCTTTCCAATGCTGTCTCAGAGCATGAAAATATTCTGGCTAGTCGATATAAGCTCATGAAAAAG ACCCTTGAAAGTTGTGGCTGGGACGTGCTCGAGGCTTATTCTGGCGTTTCGGTGGTGGCAAAGCCATCTACCTACCTTGGGAAGACAGTGAAAATTGGTGAAGATTCGTTTTCATGGGAAGGCAAACTTGATGACACAAATATTAGAGAAGCCATGCTTAAGACCACTGGCTTGTGCATCAATAGCTCTACTTGGACCGGAATTCCTGGTTACTGTCGCTTCACCATTGCCTTAGAAGATGGCCATTTCGAGCGTGCATTAGCTTGCATTGTCAAATTTAGAGATATGGTCGATAAATGA
- the LOC125843907 gene encoding uncharacterized protein LOC125843907 gives MALQLQLQSTVTNGVFQNPSAIRPFRNGKKVSFKAQATPTRTQRIMEGIAVSGEVGGAGGAYSYSALKRLDQLLSKICSASAVVEEPQKVVSSVPGSFKDSEHVGNSEEMFDVIVCGGTLGIFIATALSSKGLRVGVVERNVLKGREQEWNISRKELLELVEVGVLTEDDIEEATAASFNPNRCGFEGKGDIWVQSILNLGVSPVKLVEIVKDRFDSLGGVTFEGYSVSNISVYQDAAVLQLKEGKTLFSRLIIDAMGNFSPIVKQIRCGRKPDGMCLVVGTCCRGFKENSTSDVIFSSATAKEVGQSLVQYFWEAFPAGSGPIDRTTYMFTYVDPQPGSPQLEELLEDYWDLMPKYQGVSFDDLEILRIIFGIFPTYRDSPLPAAFDRILQFGDASGIQSPVSFGGFGSLTRHLGRLTTGIYEALEGNFLDSKSLSMLNPYMPNLSSSWLFQRAMSAKKQSNVPPDFINELLFANFISMQKLGDPVLRPFLQDVIQFGPLVKTLGLITLTRPQIIPSIFKQVGIPVLLEWFGHFIMLGYYTFLSTFLDPTIRPLIESFPAKMRYEWKRGLEAWQYGAGLDYKLSPSEAHETAKRSDPSKEIFSTNSLK, from the exons ATGGCGCTTCAGCTTCAGCTGCAATCAACTGTGACAAATGGagtctttcagaacccttctgcAATTAGACCTTTCAGGAATGgaaaaaaagtttcttttaaagCACAAGCCACTCCTACAAGAACCCAG AGGATAATGGAGGGAATTGCAGTAAGTGGAGAGGTTGGTGGCGCTGGTGGTGCATACTCATATAGTGCATTGAAAAGATTGGACCAGCTATTGTCTAAAATTTGCTCTGCTTCAGCAG TTGTTGAAGAACCCCAGAAAGTTGTTTCCTCTGTCCCCGGATCATTCAAAGATTCTGAGCATGTTGGAAATTCGGAGGAAATGTTTGATGTCATCGTTTGTGGAGGTACTTTGGGAATCTTCATTGCCACAGCATTAAGTTCCAAAGGTCTTCGAGTTGGAGTTGTGGAAAGGAATGTTTTAAAAGGG AGGGAGCAAGAGTGGAACATATCAAGGAAAGAGCTACTGGAACTTGTTGAAGTTGGCGTTTTAACTGAAGATGACATTGAAGAGGCTACTGCTGCCAGTTTCAACCCT AATAGATGTGGATTTGAAGGGAAGGGAGACATTTGGGTCCAGAGCATTCTCAATCTTGGTGTTTC GCCAGTAAAGCTTGTGGAGATTGTGAAAGACCGTTTTGATTCCCTCGGAGGTGTCACGTTTGAAGGTTACAGCGTCTCTAACATATCCGTGTATCAGGATGCAGCA GTCTTGCAACTAAAGGAGGGAAAGACTTTATTCTCACGTCTTATCATTGATGCAATGGGGAATTTTTCTCCTATTGTAAAGCAG ATTAGATGTGGAAGGAAGCCAGATGGTATGTGCCTTGTGGTTGGAACTTGCTGCCGTGGTTTTAAGGAGAACTCTACAAGTGATGTCATATTTAGCAGTGCTACCGCAAAGGAAGTTGGCCAGTCACTAGTCCAATATTTCTGGGAG GCATTTCCTGCTGGCTCGGGTCCCATAGACCGAACCACTTATATGTTCACTTATGTTGATCCTCAACCCGGATCTCCACAGCTGGAAGAGTTACTAGAAGATTACTGGGATTTGATGCCCAAGTATCAG ggCGTGTCTTTCGACGATCTGGAAATCTTGAGGATAATATTTGGCATTTTCCCAACATATAGAGACAG TCCATTGCCAGCAGCATTTGATCGTATTTTACAG TTTGGGGATGCTAGTGGCATACAGTCACCGGTTTCTTTTGGTGGTTTTGGGAGCTTGACTAGGCACCTGGGGAGATTGACAACTG GTATATATGAGGCACTTGAAGGCAATTTTCTAGACTCTAAAAGTTTGTCAATGTTGAATCCTTACATG CCGAACTTGAGCTCTTCCTGGCTTTTTCAAAGGGCAATGTCAGCAAAGAAACAGTCCAACGTTCCACCAGATTTTATCAATGAACTTCTTTTTGCCAATTTCATAAGTATGCAG AAACTAGGGGATCCTGTCTTGAGACCTTTTCTTCAG GATGTTATACAGTTTGGGCCTCTTGTGAAAACACTAGGCCTCATAACGTTAACGAGACCTCAGATTATTCCATCAATATTCAAGCAG GTCGGAATTCCTGTGCTTCTTGAATGGTTTGGACATTTTATCATGCTGGGATACTATACATTTCTCTCTACCTTCCTCGACCCTACTATTAG GCCATTGATAGAATCATTTCCAGCCAAGATGAGATACGAATGGAAACGCGGACTTGAAGCTTGGCAATATGGAGCTGGTTTAGACTACAAACTGAGTCCCTCTGAAGCTCACGAGACAGCTAAAAGATCAGATCCTAGTAAAGAAATTTTTAGTACTAACAGCCTAAAATGA